The following coding sequences are from one Lysinibacillus sp. FSL W8-0992 window:
- a CDS encoding DUF2268 domain-containing putative Zn-dependent protease (predicted Zn-dependent protease with a strongly conserved HExxH motif) — protein MLKFKIGNLFILCLLLLILTSCIQTEKGRNIPEKEQKIDYKEMVFAFEHPQTKQKYKIIHVNQLFSPYIEKVKDNPNLSTLETLELYNKEIIQPIYKDCFENGEYFHMAETILNTAPTGLTDLQVISDKMDTRKIEINQIIQESLLKSADLLPSQSDVAVCVFPYSKNYMDPFTVGAGKIILPYPNEMDDSIKLTVAHEYHHSVWAEKYFRKDDWASILDNVVFEGKAEMFKRSVYPDYGYTAATLTYDKKLWSKVEPDLNKYDFNRTLEILYGGKGLPYAYGYSEGYKMVKSYLDLNPDKTPEDWTALSAQEIFEKGKYLEHYK, from the coding sequence ATGTTGAAATTTAAAATAGGGAACTTATTTATTCTATGTCTATTACTATTGATACTAACTTCCTGCATACAAACTGAAAAAGGTAGGAACATTCCCGAGAAAGAGCAAAAAATAGATTACAAAGAGATGGTGTTTGCATTTGAACACCCGCAGACCAAACAAAAGTACAAAATCATTCATGTTAATCAACTGTTTTCTCCGTATATTGAAAAGGTCAAAGATAATCCGAATCTTTCAACCTTGGAAACCTTGGAACTATATAATAAAGAAATCATTCAACCCATCTACAAGGATTGCTTTGAAAATGGAGAATACTTTCATATGGCAGAAACCATTCTTAATACGGCTCCTACTGGATTAACAGATTTACAAGTGATAAGTGATAAAATGGACACTCGTAAAATCGAAATCAATCAAATCATTCAAGAATCTCTATTAAAATCCGCAGACCTCCTACCGTCTCAAAGTGATGTAGCAGTTTGCGTCTTCCCTTACTCTAAAAATTATATGGACCCGTTCACAGTTGGCGCAGGGAAAATTATCCTCCCCTATCCAAATGAAATGGATGATAGTATAAAGTTAACCGTTGCCCATGAATACCATCACAGCGTTTGGGCAGAAAAATATTTTAGGAAGGATGACTGGGCTTCTATTTTGGATAATGTAGTCTTTGAAGGAAAAGCTGAAATGTTTAAAAGGTCCGTTTACCCAGACTACGGTTATACAGCAGCGACTTTAACTTACGACAAGAAATTATGGTCTAAAGTTGAACCTGATTTAAATAAATACGATTTTAATCGCACATTAGAAATTTTATATGGCGGAAAAGGGTTACCGTATGCTTACGGTTACAGTGAAGGCTACAAGATGGTTAAATCCTACCTTGACTTGAATCCCGATAAAACCCCAGAAGATTGGACAGCATTAAGCGCACAAGAAATTTTTGAAAAAGGGAAATACCTGGAACACTACAAATAA
- a CDS encoding nucleobase:cation symporter-2 family protein, whose protein sequence is MNAFKSTTLAIQHLLAMYAGAILVPLIIGGALGFDSKQMTYLVAIDIMMCGIATLLQVYSGKFIGIGLPVVLGCTFTAVSPIIAIGTNPEQGITDIYGSIIASGLIVMVIAGFFGKLVKFFPPVVTGSVVSIIGISLLPVALNNMAGGQGAADFASGSNVALAFITLVIILVVYRFTTGFARAISILIGLVAGTVLGGFMGKVDFTPVSDAGVFHMVQPFYFGMPTFDATAILTMTLVAMVSLVESSGVYFALSDICNKKLDSKDLARGYRSEGLASVIGGIFNAFPYTTFSQNVGLTRMSGVKDRKVIYLTGAFLVALGFLPKIAALTTIIPTPVLGAAMLAMFGMVITQGMGMLVPVMNESAENAMIAAIAVGLGVGVSVVPDIFASLPPGVAILTSNGIVCGSVTAIILNILFNMIGPKHKNDPMHG, encoded by the coding sequence ATGAATGCCTTTAAGTCAACTACGCTAGCTATTCAACATTTACTTGCGATGTATGCAGGTGCTATTTTAGTACCGCTTATTATCGGTGGGGCTTTAGGTTTTGATTCAAAGCAAATGACTTATTTAGTAGCAATTGACATAATGATGTGTGGTATCGCAACATTACTTCAAGTGTATTCAGGCAAATTTATCGGTATTGGTTTACCAGTAGTTCTAGGCTGTACGTTTACAGCGGTTAGTCCAATTATTGCAATTGGGACAAACCCTGAACAAGGCATTACAGATATTTATGGTTCTATCATTGCATCAGGTTTAATTGTAATGGTCATCGCAGGCTTCTTCGGTAAGCTTGTGAAATTTTTCCCACCAGTTGTAACAGGTTCAGTCGTATCAATTATTGGTATTTCTTTATTACCAGTTGCGTTAAACAATATGGCGGGTGGACAAGGTGCAGCAGATTTCGCATCGGGTTCAAATGTTGCTTTAGCATTTATTACTTTAGTTATTATTTTAGTCGTTTATCGCTTTACAACAGGCTTTGCTCGTGCAATTTCAATTTTAATTGGATTAGTTGCAGGGACGGTATTAGGCGGATTTATGGGCAAGGTGGATTTCACGCCCGTTTCAGATGCTGGTGTATTCCACATGGTGCAACCATTTTATTTTGGAATGCCAACATTTGATGCAACAGCGATTCTGACAATGACGCTTGTAGCGATGGTTTCTTTAGTAGAATCTTCAGGTGTTTATTTTGCACTTAGCGATATTTGCAATAAAAAACTAGATTCAAAAGATTTAGCACGTGGTTATCGTTCAGAGGGGCTTGCTTCTGTTATCGGCGGTATTTTCAATGCCTTCCCATATACAACATTCTCTCAAAACGTGGGACTTACGCGTATGTCTGGTGTAAAAGATCGCAAAGTCATTTACCTAACAGGTGCCTTCCTTGTAGCACTTGGCTTCTTACCAAAAATCGCAGCATTAACAACGATTATCCCAACACCAGTACTTGGTGCGGCAATGTTAGCAATGTTCGGTATGGTCATAACGCAAGGTATGGGTATGCTAGTACCTGTTATGAATGAATCAGCGGAAAACGCGATGATTGCAGCGATTGCTGTCGGTCTTGGTGTCGGTGTATCGGTTGTTCCAGATATTTTCGCATCATTACCTCCAGGTGTAGCAATCTTAACGTCTAACGGTATCGTATGTGGTTCGGTAACAGCGATTATTTTAAATATCTTATTTAACATGATTGGGCCAAAGCATAAAAATGACCCGATGCATGGGTAA
- a CDS encoding xanthine phosphoribosyltransferase, translated as MKLLHDKIKQEGKVLSSSVLKVDSFLNHQIDPLLMKEIGHEFANRFSDDIITKVLTIESSGIAPSVMLGLEIGAPVVFARKRKSLTLSDNLYSSKVHSFTKNETNEISVSCNFLNKDDNILIVDDFLANGEAVKGLLDIAAQAGATVVGVGIVIEKGFQDGGKLLREQGVRVESLAIVDSLEDGKVTFATEDRA; from the coding sequence ATGAAGTTATTACACGACAAAATTAAGCAGGAAGGTAAAGTTTTATCTTCGTCTGTATTAAAAGTTGACTCTTTTTTAAACCACCAAATTGATCCACTACTTATGAAAGAGATTGGGCATGAGTTTGCAAATCGCTTCTCTGATGACATCATTACAAAAGTATTAACAATCGAGTCTTCAGGAATTGCACCTTCTGTAATGCTAGGGCTTGAAATCGGTGCACCAGTAGTATTTGCACGTAAACGTAAATCTTTAACATTATCAGACAATCTTTATTCTTCAAAGGTACATTCTTTCACAAAAAACGAAACAAATGAAATTTCAGTATCATGTAATTTCTTAAATAAAGATGACAATATTTTAATTGTCGACGATTTCTTAGCAAATGGTGAAGCGGTAAAAGGCTTACTTGATATTGCAGCTCAAGCAGGCGCAACTGTCGTTGGTGTCGGCATTGTCATTGAAAAAGGCTTCCAAGACGGCGGTAAATTATTACGTGAGCAAGGTGTTCGTGTAGAATCATTAGCAATTGTGGATTCTTTAGAAGATGGTAAAGTAACGTTTGCCACGGAGGATCGTGCATAA
- a CDS encoding APC family permease, whose translation MKSSFKRYVIGKPLKSDALGEQKLSKTKALAILSSDALSSVAYGPEQILIVLMTVSTVAFWYSLPIAAGVVVLLVALTLSYRQVIFAYPHGGGAYVVSRENLGVNAGLVAGGSLLVDYILTVAVSVSAGTDAITSAFPSLHAYNVPIAVFFVICLTILNLRGVTESASILAYPVYLFVVVMILLIGIGIYNVATGQVPADLHPKIGTPVAGISLFLLLKAFASGSSALTGVEAISNAIPNFKSPAPVNAAKTLLAMGSILAVLFIGIVSLAYFYGVAPNAQATVVSQIAEASVGRNVFYYIVQGTTAMILVLAANTGYSAFPLLAVNLSKDGFIPRIFQIRGDRLGYSNGIMMLGLAAIVLIILFDGTTEHLIPLYAVGVFIPFTLAQSGMMRKWWREKPNGWVMKFVINTIGAVISFVVAMMFFVTKLPQVWPVFIFLPLIIWMFHRIKHHYNAVGEQLRLNGEALLKVEGNVFVVPVAGITKVVENSLHYAQSLNVDKIIAFYVAFDQADAKAFEEKWKAWQPDVRLVTYYSPYRSITQPLKKFIDKVEHQYAKSDYQVTVVIPQFLPKKGWQHMLHNQSSLLIRTSLLFHKNVVIMTVPFHLSK comes from the coding sequence ATGAAATCCTCATTCAAACGTTATGTTATCGGTAAACCATTGAAATCCGATGCATTAGGGGAACAAAAGCTTAGTAAAACAAAGGCACTGGCCATATTATCTTCTGATGCATTGTCATCAGTTGCATACGGTCCAGAGCAAATTTTAATTGTGCTCATGACTGTCAGTACGGTTGCCTTTTGGTATTCGTTACCGATTGCGGCAGGGGTAGTAGTGCTACTTGTGGCACTCACTTTATCGTATCGACAAGTTATTTTCGCATATCCACATGGTGGTGGGGCATATGTCGTGTCCCGCGAAAATTTAGGTGTGAATGCAGGTCTAGTAGCGGGTGGGTCATTACTCGTTGATTATATTTTAACTGTCGCTGTAAGTGTATCAGCAGGGACAGATGCTATTACTTCAGCATTCCCAAGTTTGCATGCTTATAACGTTCCGATTGCTGTGTTTTTTGTTATTTGCTTAACGATTTTAAATTTACGTGGGGTTACGGAATCAGCGTCTATTTTAGCGTACCCTGTTTATTTATTCGTCGTTGTGATGATATTGCTCATTGGCATAGGAATCTATAATGTAGCAACAGGGCAAGTGCCAGCTGATTTACATCCTAAAATTGGAACGCCAGTTGCGGGCATTAGTTTGTTTTTATTATTAAAGGCATTTGCCTCAGGAAGCTCGGCATTAACTGGTGTAGAGGCAATATCTAATGCAATTCCGAATTTCAAAAGTCCTGCACCCGTTAATGCAGCAAAAACGCTATTAGCGATGGGTAGTATTTTAGCAGTATTATTTATTGGCATTGTAAGCTTAGCTTATTTCTACGGAGTCGCTCCAAATGCACAAGCAACGGTTGTTTCGCAAATTGCCGAAGCGAGTGTGGGACGCAATGTATTTTATTATATTGTGCAAGGAACAACAGCAATGATTTTAGTGCTTGCTGCGAATACTGGCTATTCAGCATTTCCTTTACTGGCAGTCAATTTATCGAAAGACGGCTTTATTCCAAGAATATTTCAAATCCGTGGCGATCGACTTGGCTATTCAAATGGGATCATGATGCTTGGGCTAGCAGCTATTGTGCTTATTATTTTGTTTGATGGCACAACAGAGCATTTAATTCCACTCTATGCAGTAGGTGTATTTATACCATTTACATTAGCGCAGTCTGGGATGATGCGTAAATGGTGGCGTGAAAAGCCTAATGGCTGGGTTATGAAATTTGTTATCAACACAATAGGGGCAGTCATTTCTTTTGTAGTGGCGATGATGTTTTTTGTCACAAAACTACCTCAAGTATGGCCGGTATTCATCTTTTTACCGCTTATTATTTGGATGTTTCATCGCATTAAGCATCACTACAATGCAGTCGGGGAACAACTACGACTAAATGGAGAAGCATTACTGAAAGTTGAGGGGAATGTCTTTGTCGTGCCGGTAGCGGGTATTACGAAAGTGGTGGAAAATTCACTGCACTATGCGCAATCTTTAAATGTTGATAAAATAATAGCCTTTTATGTAGCATTCGATCAAGCGGATGCAAAAGCCTTTGAAGAAAAGTGGAAAGCGTGGCAACCAGATGTGCGACTTGTCACTTATTATTCGCCATATCGTAGCATTACACAGCCTTTGAAAAAGTTTATCGATAAAGTGGAACACCAATATGCGAAATCGGACTACCAAGTAACAGTCGTTATTCCGCAGTTTTTACCGAAGAAAGGTTGGCAGCATATGCTACACAATCAATCTAGTCTATTAATTCGAACATCGCTGTTATTTCACAAAAATGTCGTCATTATGACTGTACCTTTCCATTTATCGAAATAA
- a CDS encoding Nramp family divalent metal transporter encodes MAYKQITKPAAQAVLDGDIKGWRRILPFLGPAFIAAVAYIDPGNFATNITAGSQYGYLLLWVIAFSNLMAVLIQSLSAKLGIATGKNLPEVARENFSKKTSIFLWIQAELVIIATDLAEFIGAALGLYLLFDIPMLPAALITAIGSFAILELQRRGFRAFEAGISGMVLIVVLAFAFQTFLAQPDWGEVTLGMLTPQFDGVDSLLLATGILGATVMPHAIYLHSSLTQNRVVGRNDNEKRRIFRFEFIDIVIAMIIAGAINMSMLIIAAAVFHTQGLVVEDLDIAYNGLREALGPMAAVSFGLGLLIAGLASSSVGTLAGDVVMQGFIQRKIPLYLRRAITMIPPLVIIAAGVNATYALVLSQVILSFGIAFALIPLVMFTSKKDIMGSLVNHRITTILGWLVVVIVVALNIYLLWETLFA; translated from the coding sequence ATGGCCTATAAACAAATTACAAAACCGGCAGCCCAAGCTGTTTTAGATGGAGACATAAAAGGCTGGCGACGAATTTTACCCTTTCTAGGTCCGGCATTTATTGCAGCTGTTGCCTATATAGATCCCGGCAACTTTGCTACAAATATTACCGCTGGCTCTCAGTATGGTTATTTACTACTTTGGGTTATTGCCTTTTCAAATTTAATGGCTGTACTGATTCAATCTTTATCAGCAAAACTCGGTATTGCTACCGGAAAAAACTTGCCAGAAGTAGCAAGGGAGAATTTTTCTAAAAAAACTTCTATATTTTTATGGATACAGGCTGAACTTGTAATCATTGCAACCGACCTCGCTGAATTTATCGGTGCTGCCCTCGGTCTATATTTATTATTTGATATTCCGATGCTACCTGCCGCACTTATTACTGCAATTGGTTCTTTTGCAATTTTAGAGCTACAGCGTAGAGGCTTTAGAGCTTTTGAAGCGGGCATTTCGGGTATGGTGCTAATTGTTGTGCTAGCATTTGCGTTCCAAACATTTTTAGCCCAACCGGATTGGGGCGAAGTGACATTAGGAATGCTGACACCACAATTTGACGGTGTCGATTCACTCTTACTTGCAACAGGTATATTAGGAGCTACTGTGATGCCACACGCAATCTATTTACATTCTTCCTTAACACAAAATCGTGTGGTTGGTCGTAATGACAACGAAAAACGACGTATTTTCCGATTTGAGTTTATCGATATTGTGATTGCAATGATTATTGCTGGTGCGATTAACATGAGTATGCTAATCATTGCAGCAGCAGTGTTCCATACGCAAGGCTTAGTAGTCGAAGATTTAGATATCGCCTATAACGGTTTACGAGAAGCTCTTGGACCAATGGCGGCTGTGTCTTTCGGACTTGGATTACTCATTGCAGGGCTTGCAAGCTCTTCTGTTGGGACATTAGCAGGCGACGTTGTTATGCAAGGCTTCATCCAACGAAAAATCCCTCTATATTTACGTAGAGCGATTACAATGATTCCACCTTTGGTTATTATTGCAGCAGGTGTCAATGCAACCTATGCACTTGTGTTAAGTCAAGTAATCTTATCATTCGGTATTGCATTTGCGCTTATCCCACTTGTGATGTTTACAAGTAAAAAGGACATAATGGGTAGCCTGGTCAATCACCGTATCACAACAATTCTTGGTTGGCTTGTCGTTGTAATAGTAGTTGCGTTAAATATCTACTTATTATGGGAAACGCTATTTGCTTAA
- a CDS encoding DMT family transporter, giving the protein MGWLFVFLAAASELVSVIGLKKYSTKKGFISMLLYVGGFAASLSFLYKSFEFLQTSTAYAVWIGIGTAGAVLINMMFFGESKSKGRLASVCCIIIGVVGLKALS; this is encoded by the coding sequence ATGGGATGGCTTTTTGTTTTTTTAGCTGCAGCGAGTGAACTTGTATCTGTCATTGGTCTGAAAAAATATAGCACGAAAAAGGGATTTATCAGCATGCTGCTCTATGTAGGGGGATTTGCTGCGTCACTTAGCTTTTTATATAAATCATTTGAATTTTTACAAACGAGTACGGCTTATGCAGTATGGATAGGTATTGGTACGGCAGGGGCAGTCTTAATCAATATGATGTTTTTTGGTGAGTCAAAAAGTAAAGGCCGCTTAGCAAGTGTATGCTGTATCATCATTGGAGTTGTAGGGTTAAAGGCACTTTCTTAA
- a CDS encoding DMT family transporter: MGKAWLYVGLTSFFELIWIYGFNVASHWWEWLLIVIFIGLDLHFLSKACEKLPTGTVYAIFAAIGTMGTTLMDILIFNQVVSIGKLLFIFILIVGVIGLKVSDTVEENKRTKEVI; this comes from the coding sequence ATGGGAAAAGCTTGGTTGTATGTTGGGTTAACTAGTTTTTTTGAATTAATATGGATTTATGGTTTCAATGTGGCTTCTCATTGGTGGGAATGGCTATTGATCGTTATATTTATAGGGCTTGATTTGCACTTTTTATCAAAGGCATGTGAGAAATTACCAACTGGAACAGTGTACGCAATATTTGCAGCAATTGGCACAATGGGGACGACCTTAATGGATATTTTAATTTTTAATCAAGTAGTCAGTATTGGTAAGCTTCTCTTTATTTTTATATTGATTGTAGGAGTTATTGGCTTAAAAGTTTCTGATACCGTTGAAGAGAATAAACGTACAAAAGAGGTGATATAG
- a CDS encoding TetR family transcriptional regulator, which translates to MDKEKRIVTSAIQLFKEQGIDKIKIADIVKRAGIAQGTFYLYFPSKMSLMPAIAKVMVDNMFEAIQKNVDDQAPLIEKFNQLVDTIFMMTREHKELVAIIYAGLSASDYLKDWVNAYTPYYNWLRNELDSAKSKGEILIAVDSYATSKMVFGLIESAAERAYLFDSKDEELINEDKKDLLEFIFNALVLNKAVTK; encoded by the coding sequence ATGGATAAGGAAAAACGTATCGTAACCTCTGCTATTCAATTGTTTAAAGAACAAGGTATCGACAAAATAAAAATAGCTGATATTGTAAAAAGGGCTGGTATTGCACAAGGAACTTTTTATTTGTACTTCCCTTCAAAAATGTCACTTATGCCCGCTATTGCAAAAGTAATGGTCGACAATATGTTTGAAGCAATACAAAAAAATGTGGATGATCAAGCGCCACTAATTGAAAAATTTAATCAATTAGTAGATACAATATTTATGATGACGAGAGAGCATAAGGAACTTGTAGCAATTATTTATGCTGGATTGTCGGCCTCTGATTATTTGAAAGACTGGGTAAATGCGTATACACCTTACTATAATTGGCTAAGAAATGAGCTGGACAGCGCAAAGTCAAAGGGTGAAATTTTAATAGCAGTTGATTCTTACGCAACGTCAAAGATGGTGTTTGGATTAATCGAGTCTGCTGCTGAACGTGCATACTTATTTGATTCCAAAGATGAAGAGCTTATCAATGAGGATAAAAAAGATTTATTAGAATTTATTTTTAATGCATTAGTCTTAAACAAGGCTGTTACAAAATAA
- a CDS encoding class II histone deacetylase, protein MMKTGYIFDESYFWHDNGSGTLYLPSGGYLETDVFVEHPSTKRRINNLLNRCGLMKKLEQIEPRSATREEIEMFHTKEYVDKVKHLSDTTGGDAGDHAIVGIGSYEIALLSTGGALKAVDVVMNGEVDNVYALTRPPGHHAEAAKGIGFCIFNNVAIAAKYAKQKYNLERVMVLDWDVHHGNGTESAFYDTDGVLFFSVHQHLSFPNNTGYAENVGEADGKGFNVNIPLPPGTGNAGYIEAFKSIVEPIVNDYKPELIIISAGQDPGMFDPLGRMNMTAEGFADLTKIMMNLANKHTDGKIVFCHEGGYSNAYVPFCTLRIIEELCGVKSDVEDPFQDSQGYPDFVNEVEKKAINEVISIQSAYWPSLKVTV, encoded by the coding sequence ATGATGAAAACAGGTTATATTTTTGACGAAAGTTATTTCTGGCACGACAACGGAAGCGGAACATTATATTTACCTTCGGGTGGTTACTTAGAAACAGATGTGTTTGTCGAACATCCTTCAACAAAGAGACGAATTAATAATTTACTTAATCGTTGTGGCCTAATGAAAAAATTAGAACAAATTGAGCCACGTTCTGCAACGCGTGAGGAAATTGAAATGTTCCATACAAAGGAATATGTAGATAAAGTTAAGCATTTAAGCGATACAACTGGTGGAGACGCTGGAGATCATGCCATTGTTGGTATAGGATCATATGAAATTGCTTTACTTTCAACTGGTGGCGCTTTAAAAGCTGTGGATGTTGTGATGAACGGTGAAGTCGATAATGTTTATGCATTAACTCGCCCACCTGGCCATCATGCAGAAGCTGCAAAAGGCATCGGCTTCTGTATTTTCAATAACGTTGCCATTGCTGCTAAATACGCAAAGCAAAAATACAATTTAGAAAGAGTTATGGTGTTAGATTGGGACGTTCACCATGGTAATGGAACAGAAAGTGCATTCTATGACACTGATGGTGTTTTATTCTTCTCAGTTCATCAGCATTTAAGTTTCCCTAATAATACAGGTTATGCAGAGAACGTAGGTGAGGCTGACGGAAAAGGATTTAACGTGAACATTCCGCTTCCTCCAGGTACAGGAAATGCAGGCTATATTGAAGCATTTAAGTCTATTGTGGAGCCAATCGTGAACGATTATAAACCAGAGCTAATCATTATTTCTGCTGGACAAGATCCAGGTATGTTCGATCCACTTGGACGTATGAACATGACTGCTGAAGGCTTTGCAGATTTAACGAAAATCATGATGAACTTAGCAAACAAGCATACAGATGGAAAAATCGTCTTTTGTCATGAAGGTGGTTACAGTAACGCTTATGTTCCATTTTGTACATTGCGCATTATTGAAGAATTATGTGGTGTGAAAAGCGATGTAGAAGATCCATTCCAAGATTCCCAAGGGTATCCTGACTTTGTAAACGAAGTAGAAAAGAAAGCAATTAATGAAGTCATTTCAATTCAATCGGCTTACTGGCCATCTTTAAAAGTAACTGTTTAA
- a CDS encoding purine-cytosine permease family protein, with amino-acid sequence MSNSIEEISYEHIPLEQRNGTAKELFFTWFAASTVSTTLVTGSLAIVLGLNFWWSLVAILLGHAIGAAIMALHSATGPKAGLPQVVQSRAQFGYFGAILPMLIILIMYLGYGATNTVLVGQGMQETLGLNMNVTVIVSLIPMVLLAIFGQGLLQKSMKIYTIGFTVVFIILSIMILANVSMDLLNAGNFSFSQFLLMTSICVTWQITYGPYVSDHSRFIHPSQSKKVFTYSYLGSFASSVWLMVLGAAIATMVVNGNVMAQIKDMGSLGFIIALLLSLGVLVINSLNIYGAGIIILSIASNFLTFKTSARLRTITSIAIGVIIALIATWSSSNFMANFQLYLGFILFFIIPWSMITLTDFYMLKRVHYPPDEFNKKDGIFGKINIPTMIIYLLTIFIQIPFINTELYVGPIAKMLDGLDIAWIVGGAVSFLLYISFAKLTAPAKLSVDVYATSNVPENN; translated from the coding sequence ATGAGCAATTCTATCGAGGAAATTAGTTATGAACATATTCCTTTAGAACAGCGTAATGGCACTGCCAAAGAGCTATTTTTCACATGGTTTGCCGCAAGTACAGTTTCTACAACACTTGTAACAGGATCTCTAGCTATCGTATTAGGGTTAAATTTTTGGTGGTCACTCGTTGCTATCCTATTAGGACACGCCATTGGAGCTGCAATTATGGCACTCCATTCTGCTACTGGCCCTAAAGCAGGTTTACCACAAGTAGTACAAAGTAGAGCACAATTCGGCTACTTCGGGGCTATCTTGCCTATGCTAATCATTCTGATCATGTATTTAGGCTACGGCGCAACCAATACCGTGTTAGTCGGACAAGGCATGCAGGAAACACTCGGCCTTAATATGAATGTAACGGTTATCGTAAGTCTTATTCCAATGGTGCTTCTAGCGATTTTTGGACAAGGCTTACTTCAAAAGTCGATGAAAATCTATACAATTGGCTTTACAGTGGTATTTATTATTTTATCTATTATGATTTTAGCGAATGTTTCAATGGATCTTTTAAATGCAGGTAATTTTTCTTTCAGCCAGTTTTTATTAATGACTTCCATTTGTGTAACATGGCAAATTACGTATGGTCCGTATGTGTCTGACCATTCGAGATTTATCCATCCATCACAATCTAAAAAGGTATTTACTTATAGTTATCTTGGAAGCTTTGCAAGTTCAGTTTGGTTGATGGTTTTAGGTGCTGCTATTGCCACTATGGTTGTGAATGGTAATGTTATGGCACAAATTAAAGATATGGGCTCATTAGGTTTCATCATTGCATTACTGTTATCTCTTGGTGTCCTTGTTATTAACTCCTTAAATATTTATGGAGCAGGTATTATTATTTTATCGATTGCGAGTAACTTTTTAACGTTTAAAACATCTGCTAGACTGCGCACAATTACTTCCATTGCAATTGGTGTCATTATTGCCCTTATTGCCACTTGGAGCTCTAGCAATTTTATGGCTAATTTCCAATTATACTTAGGATTTATATTATTCTTTATCATTCCGTGGAGTATGATTACATTAACTGATTTTTATATGTTAAAGAGAGTCCATTATCCTCCAGATGAGTTCAACAAAAAGGATGGCATTTTCGGGAAAATTAATATACCAACAATGATTATTTACTTGTTAACCATCTTTATTCAAATTCCATTTATTAATACGGAGTTATATGTGGGACCTATTGCAAAAATGCTAGATGGATTAGATATTGCATGGATTGTTGGTGGTGCGGTTTCATTCCTATTGTATATTAGCTTTGCTAAATTAACGGCACCTGCCAAGCTTTCTGTAGACGTCTATGCAACGTCTAATGTACCTGAGAATAATTAA
- a CDS encoding ABC transporter permease: MLNLMRLEMKKNHLGSYVTAAIIANVAILGFMFMILVISKIEGDAGLENYPIALTVIDSFVRCVFIIFAATLIAKLIIGEYKNKTIITAFMYPINRKKLIAAKLAIVILFTFSAIILSNIFITVIFLMISENFQLIPDTLTNAMIIQRIPSVVMNAVAASSMALIPLYFGMKKYSVPTTILSSLLIVMVVSSNTGTFSLNDIIVIPITLAIIGIVIAYLAIRNIEKVDV, from the coding sequence ATGCTTAATTTAATGCGTTTAGAAATGAAAAAAAACCATTTAGGCTCGTATGTGACAGCTGCTATTATTGCCAATGTCGCTATATTAGGTTTTATGTTTATGATTTTAGTTATTTCAAAAATAGAAGGTGACGCTGGTTTAGAAAACTATCCTATCGCTTTAACAGTCATTGATTCTTTTGTAAGATGTGTATTTATTATTTTTGCGGCTACATTAATTGCGAAACTTATTATTGGCGAATATAAAAATAAAACAATAATAACTGCATTTATGTATCCTATAAATAGAAAAAAACTAATCGCAGCAAAGCTTGCCATTGTTATATTATTTACATTTAGCGCTATTATCCTTTCAAATATATTTATTACAGTGATTTTTCTTATGATTAGCGAGAACTTTCAATTAATCCCAGATACATTGACAAATGCAATGATTATACAGCGCATTCCTTCAGTAGTAATGAATGCTGTAGCGGCATCCAGTATGGCCCTTATTCCATTGTATTTTGGTATGAAAAAATACTCCGTGCCAACAACAATACTGTCATCTCTTTTAATCGTGATGGTTGTTTCTTCAAATACGGGCACTTTTTCATTGAATGATATTATCGTAATCCCAATAACATTAGCGATTATAGGTATAGTTATTGCCTATTTAGCAATTCGCAATATCGAAAAGGTAGATGTTTAA